In Leptospira bouyouniensis, the genomic stretch CAAGTGTCGTGCCAGTCCCTAACGTCCCGTTGGGACTCAGGGCCAGCCTACGTCGGTTAGTCTAGTTCGTTATACGCCATAGTCAAAAATAAATTAAATCATGAACAAATCAAAAGATTTTAAAAAACTTATCCTTTTTCTATATCTATTAATTCATTGTATTAACAGTGAACGTGAGTATGAAAACCGTAAGGATAGGCATATAAATCTCTCAAAAAATGAAATGACAAGAATAGAAAAATCGGATTATAAATTAAATTTGAATGTAAAAGTATTTAATTTTCGATTCAGATTTTTACCTTACATTGAAGCTAGTGACCAAAATATTGTTATTAATGATTTGCAAGAAGAATTTAAAATGATTGCAACATACGATTCGACGCTTTTTAAAAAACTAGATGAAACTGGATTTCAACATTCCAATATCTTAGATCAATATTACAATGTATCCATTGATCTAAGATACAAATTAAACGGCGATTCTAAAGAAAAATATCTTCCTACCATAATCTACATGATTGAACAAGGTAAAATCTTACAAGGTAGAACATCTTTTAACGGAGTTGGATTGAAGATATTTTTGAGATTTTCTATCTTTGATAGATCTGGAAATGAACTTGCTTATTGCCAAAAAAAAGTAATTGCGAATACATTTTCAAATGAATTTTTATCAAAATTTGTTCTTGAAGAGAATTCTCCTTTTCTAAATGATTTAAATGACTCTTTGAGAAAAGTTAACTATTCTTTAATTAATGAAAAGATAAATTTTTGCAAAATGGAACTATTTAACTAAATAAAATATTCTTGATAATAGTTATCATTCCTTTCTGATAATTTTAACTAAAAATATATTCATTATACTATGACTACGGCGTATAACAGCGGCTTACCGCTTCGCTTCGGGACTAGCCCTCGCTCGGTCTGCGACACATAGGCTTTCTGTCACTCGCTTGCATACGCAAGCTGCGTGCCAGTCCCTAACGTCCCGTTCCGGGACTCAGGGTCAGCCTACGTCGGTAAGCCTAGTTCGTTATTTGCAATGTGACAAATCAATAGCTAATAAATATAAATGAACAAAGTAAATATATTCATTAAATCTAAAAAAGAATTGGATGAATTCATTACATCTCTAACTGAAAATCCAAATAATTTAGATGACTTATTAGATTATTTCCACAATGAATATTTAGAAATTAAAACTACATTCACATTTTTTATGGAAATATATAGTGAAATTGAACTAGAGGATGAAATTGAAAATCATTTAAGAGAATTGGTATTTAAATTTTATTTAAGCTACAATACAATTAATTTAATCGGAAATTTTAAAACTCAAATTTACGGAAATAAACTTACTCTTGATGATAATTCTATCGCTGCAATTCTAAGAATTATGCTAGAAATTAAATTAAAAATTTTTTTTATTTTCGAAAATCTAAATAATAACATAAACATCACTCAATTTAGATTTAACATTTGGAAATATTGCGACATCAAAAGTTCGAAGAAGCAATTAATAAATTTTAAGCAGGAAAAAATTCAAGATGAAAACTTAGAAAAAATTTATTCATTAATAAAATCAAATGTTGAATACCAAAAAATATCGAGAGAATCTAAAATTGCAATTAAAAAGGGTAATTGGGCGAAATTTCACAATGGCTTTTTATTTCCTAACTCAAAAGCTAACCTTAGCATTTTGGCTTCGTTTTGGTATTCACACTTTTCTAATTTTATACATACGTCATTTACTAGTTTAAACTTTAAAAATAATTTCATATCTGAAAAATCACGCCATCAAAATAAACTAATCTATTATGGTATGGCTTCGTTCTTAGGAAAAGAAATTCTAATTTTATTAAACTTAATTAAAAATCAAGCACTAGATAAAACTAATTCTATGTATAATCTAAACCTAATTGATAAATTTAAAATATGGAATTTAGAAATCCAAAACAATAAAATTTTCGAATCCGAACTCAATGATAATTAGTCACACTGCAAATAACAGCGACTTACCGCTACGCTTCGGCACAAGGCCTCGCTCGGCCTGCGGCAAATTCCCCTTCTGGCATTCGCCTTGCATTCGCAAGCTACATGCCAGTCCCTAACGTCCCGCAGGGACTCAGGGTCGGGGAACTTCGGTAAGTCTAGTTCGTTATACGACATCTGAAAAAATATATTCTGCATCATAAATAAGGATTGACATTACGTCATTTATGATGTAATGTGAACTGTGTCAACGAAATGGAAAATTCTTTATTTTACTGAAAAAGAGAATCAACCCTCCGAAATAGAGATTTTTATCAATTCTAAGGATGAAAGGAATCAGGCAAAAATATTCGCTTGGTTAGATAAACTGGCAGAGTTAGGGCCAAATCTCCCTAGACCATACGCTGACCTGTTAATTGACGGAATTCATGAATTAAGAATTAAACTTTCAGGATCACAAATTAGAATTCTATATTTCTTTTGTTATAAAGATTATATAATACTTACGAATCAATTTATTAAAAATACGGATAAAGTTCCTAAAGCAGAAATTAATAAAGCCATTAAAAGAAGAGAATCTTTCTTACAAAAATATACAGAAAAAATCTTAAAGGAGTTAAATTTATGAGATCGTTAAAGAATCATTTAGATAATAAGTTAAAAAGTAAATCTTTTAAGGAAAAATTTGAAGAAGAGAAAGAACTTGTTAATATCTCTATTGAACTGCAATCTTTGAGAGAAAAAAAAGGACTATCCCAATCTGATCTAGCGAAAAAAGCACATGTCACACAGCAGCAATTATCGAAAATTGAAAATGGAGTAAATTGCAATTTATCTACTTTTTTAAAAGTATGTCATGCGTTAGATTTAGAAATATCAATTAAAAACAGAAAACTTTCGGCTTAGTTTCAGACGTCGTATAACTGCGACTTACCGCTACGCTTCGGCACAAGGCCTCGCTCGGCCTACGGCAAATTCCCCTTCTGGCATTCGCCTTGCTTACGCAAGCTACATGCCAGTCCCTAACGTCCCGTTTCCGGGACTCAGGGGCGGGGAACTTCGGTAAGTCTAGTTCGTTATGCGCCATACAGCTAGATTACTCGTTCAATATAATTATGCCCGCAAACAAGAGCAAGAACTTACGATCTGGAGATTTAGGTGAAGAATTCGGCCTATATCTCCTGAAGCCATACACTGTAATTTCTCAAGTTCCTCGAACCGAAGATGTTGGGATTGACGCAATAGTTACATTGTTAAAAAATCTTGATAACCGAAACTATACAGCTGGAAACTCTTTTTACCTTCAGCTTAAATCCAAAAGCATTTCAACCGTTCAATATTCCAAAGATGCAATACCTTGGTTATTGTCTTTGGATCTGCCGCTAATGTACGGTATAGTTGATCGCTTAAATTTCTCTATACAACTGTACTCCACTGCGAAGTTGTCTGAATATATTGCTGTAACGAAAGACATCTCGGAAATTACAATCGCATTTGACGATGATTACCAGATGCAGGACTTCTCAAATCACAAAGAAGGCAGTATTTCGATAGGGCCTCCAATACTTGACTTTGAAATTTCAAAGCATAATGACAGCACTTTTTATGAGACGTTTTACGCCATTGTTGCGCCCCACGTGCAACTCTTAAAAGAAAACCTAGAAACGCGAA encodes the following:
- a CDS encoding type II toxin-antitoxin system RelE/ParE family toxin, with the translated sequence MSTKWKILYFTEKENQPSEIEIFINSKDERNQAKIFAWLDKLAELGPNLPRPYADLLIDGIHELRIKLSGSQIRILYFFCYKDYIILTNQFIKNTDKVPKAEINKAIKRRESFLQKYTEKILKELNL
- a CDS encoding helix-turn-helix domain-containing protein gives rise to the protein MRSLKNHLDNKLKSKSFKEKFEEEKELVNISIELQSLREKKGLSQSDLAKKAHVTQQQLSKIENGVNCNLSTFLKVCHALDLEISIKNRKLSA